A portion of the Sabethes cyaneus chromosome 3, idSabCyanKW18_F2, whole genome shotgun sequence genome contains these proteins:
- the LOC128739237 gene encoding FK506-binding protein 59 isoform X2 has protein sequence MAFIDLSGDGGVQKQILVEGSGDETPFNGCSVALHYTGTLDSDGKQFDSSRDRNEPFEFKLGQGSVIKAFDMGVATMKLGEKCILKCAPDYAYGASGSPPNIPPNSTLNFELEMLGWKGEDLSPQSDRGIERFILKLGEGKKTPNDGAFVKIHLVGRYEGKTFEERDVEFTIGEGEEAGVVSGVEIALEKFKKAESSKLILDPRFAFGAQGNEELGVPPNATVEYVVTLKEFEREPDSWKLDDAERMEQAKLFKEKGTDYFKESKFKLALKMYEKSLSFLSSCDSQESKQFQLAVYLNKALCHQKLNDHDEAKSACNEALNIDSKNVKALYRRGQSKLALGDFEKAFDDFNLVREIEPENKAALNQVTICKQKIKDYNEQQKKVFANMFTKFAKSDKQ, from the exons ATGGCTTTCATTGATCTCTCCGGTGACGGAGGTGTTCAGAAGCAGATCCTGGTAGAAGGATCTGGCGATGAAACTCCTTTCAACGGTTGCTCCGTTGCATTACATTACACTGGAACGCTGGACTCGGATGGAAAACAGTTCGACTCTAGTAGAGACAGAAACGAACCGTTCGAATTCAAGCTCGGACAGGGATCCGTAATCAAAGCGTTTGATATGGGAGTGGCTACAATGAAGCTAGGCGAAAAATGCATTCTGAAATGTGCTCCGGATTATGCATACGGAGCCTCCGGTAGCCCTCCAAACATTCCTCCTAATTcaacgttaaattttgaattggaaATGCTCGGATGGAAAGGAGAAGATTTGAGTCCCCAGTCGGACAGGGGCATTGAACGGTTTATTTTAAAGCTAGGTGAAGGCAAGAAAACTCCTAATGATGGTGCCTTCGTCAAAATTCATTTAGTTGGCCGTTACGAAGGGAAAACTTTTGAGGAGCGTGATGTCGAGTTTACGATTGGTGAGGGCGAAGAAGCTGGCGTCGTTTCCGGTGTTGAAATTGCGCTGGAGAAATTCAAAAAAGCAGAATCTTCCAAACTAATTCTTGACCCCAGATTTGCCTTTGGGGCGCAAGGCAATGAAGAACTTGGTGTACCTCCTAATGCCACCGTCGAATATGTGGTAACTTTGAAAGAATTCGAGCGAGAACCAGACAGTTGGAAATTAGACGATGCTGAACGAATGGAACAAGCTAAGCTGTTTAAAGAAAAGGGTACTGATTACTTCAAAGAAAGTAAATTTAAACTTGCCCTGAAAATGTACGAGAAATCATTGAGTTTCTTGTCCAGCTGTG ATTCGCAAGAATCTAAGCAATTCCAGTTGGCCGTTTATCTAAATAAAGCTTTATGCCATCAGAAGTTGAACGACCATGACGAAGCAAAAAGTGCA TGTAATGAAGCTTTGAACATCGACAGTAAAAATGTGAAGGCATTATACCGTCGTGGACAATCAAAGCTCGCTTTGGGAGATTTTGAAAAAGCATTCGACGATTTCAATTTAGTTCGAGAGATTGAGCCAGAGAACAAAGCTGCTCTCAATCAAGTTACGATTTGCAAGCAGAAAATTAAGGATTATAACGAGCAACAGAAAAAAGTGTTTGCCAACATGTTTACCAAGTTTGCCAAAAGCGATAAACAG taa
- the LOC128739237 gene encoding FK506-binding protein 59 isoform X1, which yields MAFIDLSGDGGVQKQILVEGSGDETPFNGCSVALHYTGTLDSDGKQFDSSRDRNEPFEFKLGQGSVIKAFDMGVATMKLGEKCILKCAPDYAYGASGSPPNIPPNSTLNFELEMLGWKGEDLSPQSDRGIERFILKLGEGKKTPNDGAFVKIHLVGRYEGKTFEERDVEFTIGEGEEAGVVSGVEIALEKFKKAESSKLILDPRFAFGAQGNEELGVPPNATVEYVVTLKEFEREPDSWKLDDAERMEQAKLFKEKGTDYFKESKFKLALKMYEKSLSFLSSCDSQESKQFQLAVYLNKALCHQKLNDHDEAKSACNEALNIDSKNVKALYRRGQSKLALGDFEKAFDDFNLVREIEPENKAALNQVTICKQKIKDYNEQQKKVFANMFTKFAKSDKQREEEEQSRQPDVMKANFGEWRDDEREHEPTRFEQENPDVIMLNESLKDFRNM from the exons ATGGCTTTCATTGATCTCTCCGGTGACGGAGGTGTTCAGAAGCAGATCCTGGTAGAAGGATCTGGCGATGAAACTCCTTTCAACGGTTGCTCCGTTGCATTACATTACACTGGAACGCTGGACTCGGATGGAAAACAGTTCGACTCTAGTAGAGACAGAAACGAACCGTTCGAATTCAAGCTCGGACAGGGATCCGTAATCAAAGCGTTTGATATGGGAGTGGCTACAATGAAGCTAGGCGAAAAATGCATTCTGAAATGTGCTCCGGATTATGCATACGGAGCCTCCGGTAGCCCTCCAAACATTCCTCCTAATTcaacgttaaattttgaattggaaATGCTCGGATGGAAAGGAGAAGATTTGAGTCCCCAGTCGGACAGGGGCATTGAACGGTTTATTTTAAAGCTAGGTGAAGGCAAGAAAACTCCTAATGATGGTGCCTTCGTCAAAATTCATTTAGTTGGCCGTTACGAAGGGAAAACTTTTGAGGAGCGTGATGTCGAGTTTACGATTGGTGAGGGCGAAGAAGCTGGCGTCGTTTCCGGTGTTGAAATTGCGCTGGAGAAATTCAAAAAAGCAGAATCTTCCAAACTAATTCTTGACCCCAGATTTGCCTTTGGGGCGCAAGGCAATGAAGAACTTGGTGTACCTCCTAATGCCACCGTCGAATATGTGGTAACTTTGAAAGAATTCGAGCGAGAACCAGACAGTTGGAAATTAGACGATGCTGAACGAATGGAACAAGCTAAGCTGTTTAAAGAAAAGGGTACTGATTACTTCAAAGAAAGTAAATTTAAACTTGCCCTGAAAATGTACGAGAAATCATTGAGTTTCTTGTCCAGCTGTG ATTCGCAAGAATCTAAGCAATTCCAGTTGGCCGTTTATCTAAATAAAGCTTTATGCCATCAGAAGTTGAACGACCATGACGAAGCAAAAAGTGCA TGTAATGAAGCTTTGAACATCGACAGTAAAAATGTGAAGGCATTATACCGTCGTGGACAATCAAAGCTCGCTTTGGGAGATTTTGAAAAAGCATTCGACGATTTCAATTTAGTTCGAGAGATTGAGCCAGAGAACAAAGCTGCTCTCAATCAAGTTACGATTTGCAAGCAGAAAATTAAGGATTATAACGAGCAACAGAAAAAAGTGTTTGCCAACATGTTTACCAAGTTTGCCAAAAGCGATAAACAG CGGGAAGAAGAGGAACAAAGCAGACAACCCGATGTAATGAAAGCAAACTTTGGCGAGTGGAGAGATGACGAACGCGAACACGAGCCTACCCGTTTCGAGCAGGAAAATCCGGATGTTATCATGCTGAATGAATCATTGAAGGATTTTAGAAATATGTAA
- the LOC128739231 gene encoding zinc finger protein 182-like has translation MANMKVEFICRFCAHVGDSVSLHTAADFAKNITLAEVVSEIAQVSVSSVSDRGSQRICVLDCLPRLANCYLFREQICRVEAARDDSSVAGDKFEAVASEHEYETEFLVYDEESYEKDDKILNPSTRDEAVAIPITLPSVEQIVARFEFENFEYIEFQGETCCGCGLILKDIKTLQEHAITHQNTSMQSMTTSFLCSICKFDFECADDLQKHKDYVSRKERFLCKLCHRVFSRKEDLVVHMESVETHQLQSEPDESKIEDNLLVEPPAAEGEDVEIVFDIQETDAKSRTEQCQQSHRLPDKKFISSIVDHGQYQIILVENADRCCGCGIYFENYDLLLQHANQEHQFDKSIPPDSLCCEICHECFKSPWALKVHKSNRIFVKQLYYCKLCHVAYTRKFHLIKHFQSAPNHETPDKLLETTQTIGSKKKKTANDRSKNIEPTFACCFLKCASVFESENQLLIHVEQQHAPRRKIHLSEQTSDNHVCTTCLRNFGSQQLLLLHRNRTLKKVHICSYCAEAFLIPSKLREHEQLVHSENVPQHPCDLCNKTFRTANLLKMHRHTHTKQRDFACDKCGAQFRFRFQLKKHVNGVHPTNFPYECRFCEKKLSTKAKHDLHLRSHTGEKPYLCRYEPCGKQFSHVTDRKRHEMGVHTGERPYKCEHCSAAYIRKRELLIHSQKHQRQVSSI, from the exons ATGGCAAATATGAAAGTAGAATTTATTTGCCGGTTCTGTGCCCATGTTGGCGATAGTGTTTCCCTTCACACTGCAGCGGACTTTGCAAAGAATATTACACTAGCAGAGGTGGTTTCTGAAATTGCACAGGTGAGCGTATCCTCAGTATCTGACCGTGGAAGCCAACGCATTTGTGTACTTGACTGTCTACCTCGGCTTGCGAATTGCTATTTGTTTAGAGAGCAGATATGTCGTGTGGAAGCTGCAAG GGACGATAGCTCTGTTGCAGGTGATAAATTTGAAGCCGTAGCGTCTGAGCATGAATACGAAACAGAATTTTTAGTTTATGATGAAGAGAGCTACGAAAAGGATGATAAAATACTGAACCCCAGCACAAGAGATGAGGCAGTTGCGATACCAATTACATTACCATCCGTAGAACAGATAGTTGCCcgttttgaatttgaaaattttgaataCATTGAATTTCAAGGTGAAACTTGTTGCGGATGCGGGCTCATTCTGAAAGATATAAAAACGCTGCAAGAACATGCTATAACGCATCAGAATACATCAATGCAAAGCATGACTACTTCTTTCCTCTGCTCCATATGTAAATTTGATTTTGAATGCGCGGATGATCTTCAGAAGCATAAGGATTACGTCTCTAGGAAAGAACGTTTTCTTTGCAAGCTTTGTCATCGTGTATTCAGCCGTAAAGAGGATCTTGTAGTTCATATGGAATCGGTCGAAACTCATCAACTACAAAGTGAGCCTGATGAGTCGAAAATTGAAGACAATCTTCTCGTCGAGCCTCCTGCGGCAGAAGGCGAAGATGTTGAGATCGTGTTTGATATACAGGAAACAGATGCCAAAAGTAGAACGGAGCAATGTCAGCAGTCTCACCGGTTGCCTGACAAAAAGTTTATCAGTTCCATTGTTGATCACGGACAGTATCAAATAATTCTAGTCGAAAATGCAGATCGCTGCTGCGGATGCGGGATATATTTCGAAAATTATGACCTTTTGCTGCAACATGCCAACCAGGAACATCAGTTCGATAAGTCTATACCACCCGATAGCTTATGCTGTGAGATTTGCCATGAGTGCTTTAAAAGTCCATGGGCTCTTAAAGTTCATAAATCGAATCGTATATTTGTAAAACAGCTGTACTACTGTAAGTTGTGTCATGTAGCTTACACACGAAAGTTTCACTTAATAAAACACTTCCAATCTGCTCCAAACCATGAGACACCCGATAAACTCTTGGAAACTACACAAACAATTGGatctaaaaagaaaaaaactgcaAACGATAGATCAAAGAATATTGAACCGACTTTTGCTTGCTGTTTTTTAAAGTGTGCGAGCGTGTTTGAAAGCGAAAATCAACTCTTAATTCACGTCGAGCAACAGCATGCGCCTCGAAGAAAAATACATTTGTCAGAGCAAACTAGCGACAATCATGTCTGCACTACGTGTCTGAGAAATTTTGGTTCCCAACAACTATTGCTTCTTCATCGCAATCGAACTCTGAAAAAGGTTCACATATGTAGCTACTGTGCAGAAGCTTTTttgattccgagtaaattacgGGAACATGAGCAACTTGTTCACTCAGAGAATGTTCCCCAGCACCCATGTGACTTGTGCAACAAGACATTTCGAACCGCGAATCTGTTAAAAATGCATCGCCACACTCATACAAAGCAACGAGATTTTGCCTGTGACAAATGCGGAGCCCAATTTCGTTTTAGATTTCAGCTAAAGAAGCACGTTAACGGAGTTCATCCGACCAACTTTCCCTATGAGTGTCGATTTTGCGAGAAAAAGCTATCTACCAAAGCGAAGCACGATCTGCATCTGCGCTCGCACACTGGAGAAAAGCCCTACCTTTGCCGTTATGAACCATGCGGGAAACAGTTTTCGCATGTCACCGATCGTAAACGTCACGAAATGGGAGTTCACACTGGCGAGCGACCTTACAAGTGTGAGCATTGTTCAGCTGCCTACATTAGGAAGCGTGAACTGTTGATACATTCGCAAAAACATCAGCGGCAGGTATCCAGCATCTAA
- the LOC128739230 gene encoding uncharacterized protein LOC128739230: MADLDDSGCAFTIKSEHEDGSFLIKIENTEVFDPDDLGSDSNSVDQFRSQTEKLAKKTLAEEMSNTSARQKKDSNKRTLSQIASEYILTKDKFYHCCIDERSGCRYVQRHLDINNFVRHFRTLHRQRAYKIGLIKDDSAIVAKKRRIIPRKPIAIDVQSVLEACLKLVTYHNLPLKCFEWSGFRLLLDPISEALGMRISQTDIKSHLHTAAKQVIDQIKTEMMNKLVSIKIDSVSRHGRHVLSVNVQYENNREIVMHTLSVIEVEEDPIAKNLKCKVDNVFLRYGLARDQIFIIVIDNGASIFSGEKHRQKLFSNAMFTNELVKVDNFNDSLKEEELLKDLVKELSQQYFVVRGAIHILQTALNDVVQESDSFITQITDFAISLKKAKYTDEFSRSKAIYPPSCSPSMWNGKYAIIECIVKQENFFTSLSRTFPELKLTSATWQFMKEYLAAFMPTYNVIMLMQNEHRPFSDFYMQWLVAIKDVRSLSNNRFSKPLVESLTKRLGALKENVVFKAALYLDPRFNYLNSAVFTIAEKIEIQNYIIDLFNKIGNAKPTGSSSTMVESEATNSSKDDMDDFLTEMFGGTLETSETALRNQNSPLLQIIKVLEIEPRQPHNYDVWKHWLLNQANNPELFAVAMVVLATPSNFIPIERAVSTLAVLMSDVDDGNKEQTLEDILLVRLNQGVFDRLNLTKENSDYQESSDTGT, from the exons ATGGCAGATTTGGATGATTCAGG ATGTGCATTCACTATAAAATCAGAGCACGAAGACGGCtcttttttaatcaaaattgaaaatactgAAGTGTTTGATCCAGATGATTTAGGAAGCGACTCGAATAGTGTTGATCAGTTCAGATCACAGACGGAAAAGTTGGCCAAAAAAACTTTAGCTGAAGAAATGTCCAATACGTCTGCCCGTCAGAAAAAAGATAGCAACAAACGTACATTGAGCCAGATTGCTTCAGAATATATACTAACAAAAGACAAATTTTATCACTGCTGTATTGATGAGCGTAGTGGTTGCAGGTATGTTCAGCGACATTTAGACATCAACAATTTCGTCAGGCATTTTAGAACTCTTCACCGGCAAAGAGCATATAAAATTGGGCTCATTAAGGATGACTCGGCAATAGTTGCTAAGAAAAGGCGTATTATTCCAAGAAAACCAATAGCCATCGACGTACAAAGCGTGCTGGAGGCATGTCTTAAATTAGTGACCTATCACAATCTTCCCCTGAAATGTTTCGAATGGTCCGGTTTCCGTCTATTGTTAGATCCTATTTCCGAAGCCCTAGGTATGCGTATTAGTCAAACGGACATCAAATCACATCTGCATACCGCTGCGAAACAAGTAATAGATCAAATAAAAACTGAAATGATGAACAAGCTTGTGTCAATCAAAATCGACTCTGTTTCTCGGCATGGTCGTCATGTGTTGTCTGTGAACGTTCAATATGAAAACAACCGAGAGATAGTGATGCACACTTTGA GCGTAATTGAAGTTGAAGAGGATCCAATCGCTAAAAATCTTAAATGTAAAGTGGATAATGTTTTCCTTCGCTATGGCCTAGCAAGGGATCAAATTTTTATAATTGTTATTGACAATGGAGCTAGCATATTTTCGGGCGAAAAACATCGTCAGAAACTATTTTCTAACGCAATGTTCACTAACGAGTTAGTGAAAGTAGACAATTTCAATGATTCATTGAAAGAGGAAGAGTTACTGAAAGATTTAGTAAAAGAACTTTCTCAACAATATTTCGTAGTTCGAGGCGCCATACATATACTTCAAACAGCTCTCAATGATGTTGTTCAGGAGTCAGATTCGTTCATTACGCAAATAACAGACTTTGCAATCTCCTTAAAAAAGGCTAAATATACAGATGAGTTTAGTCGCAGTAAGGCGATTTATCCTCCCTCGTGTTCACCTTCAATGTGGAATGGGAAATACGCAATTATAGAGTGCATTGTTAAACAAGAGAATTTTTTTACTTCCTTAAGCCGTACATTTCCAGAACTTA agtTAACTAGCGCAACATGGCAGTTCATGAAAGAATATTTAGCTGCATTTATGCCAACGTACAATGTCATCATGTTGATGCAAAATGAACATCGTCCTTTCTCTGATTTTTATATGCAGTGGTTGGTAGCAATAAAAGATGTGCGAAGTCTATCCAACAACAGATTCTCAAAACCATTGGTCGAGTCGCTTACGAAGAGATTGGGCGCTTTGAAAGAAAATGTCGTGTTCAAAGCTGCTCTTTACTTAGATCCTCGCTTCAATTATTTGAACTCGGCTGTGTTCACTATTGCAGAGAAAATCGAGATACAG AACTACATTATAGATCTATTCAACAAAATCGGAAATGCTAAGCCGACAGGATCGTCTTCTACTATGGTAGAATCAGAAGCTACCAATTCTTCCAAGGACGACATGGATGATTTTCTAACTGAAATGTTTGGAGGAACGCTAGAAACTTCAGAAACTGCTTTGAGAAACCAAAATTCCCCACTTCTTCAGATAATCAAAGTATTAGAAATCGAACCAAGACAGCCGCACAACTACGATGTTTGGAAGCATTGGCTGCTGAACCAGGCTAACAATCCGGAGCTTTTTGCGGTGGCTATGGTTGTACTGGCCACACCGTCGAATTTTATTCCGATTGAAAGGGCTGTAAGCACCTTAGCTGTACTCATGTCCGATGTGGATGATGGAAATAAGGAACAGACGCTAGAGGATATATTACTCGTGAGACTAAACCAAGGTGTATTCGACAGGCTAAACCTTACAAAAGAGAACAGTGATTACCAAGAATCTAGCGATACTGGCACCTAA